The following proteins are encoded in a genomic region of Devosia lucknowensis:
- a CDS encoding dipeptide ABC transporter ATP-binding protein, with translation MALVDIDCLTIAFDGRPAVSNLSLSIERGERFGIIGESGSGKSLTALAIAGLLPDTADASGGVRFEGQPLPQDEKALASLRGKRIGMVFQEPMTALNPLMTIGEQIEEAIRLADISEIAALEVPTLLEEVGLSSGHAGRYPHQLSGGQRQRAMIAMALASRPELMIADEPTSALDVITQRMVLDLIADICKRRKMTLLFISHDIRAVAALCSHVAVMQAGRLVEEGETSLVLKTPRAEYTRKLLAASRMERRSRSGAADATPLLSVENVSRIYAQGGLWPWKQEPLRAVNDVSFDINLGECVALVGPSGCGKTTLARLIVGLDKANSGRMRLGGTAYRGSDMPAPLRAGISLVFQDPFSSFDPRMRVGASLAEPLHLLGHLSPEDRTSRLEEAMEAVGLDADMLGRRPHEFSGGQRQRLAIARALVTRPRLVVLDEPVSALDVSLRGDVLRLLSRLQADHGLTYLIISHDLDMVAAMADRVMVMESGRIVEDGTPERLFAAPQHSLTRALMAARLPEIA, from the coding sequence ATGGCACTGGTTGACATCGACTGCCTGACCATCGCGTTCGACGGTCGTCCCGCCGTGTCCAACCTCTCGCTTTCCATCGAACGCGGCGAGCGCTTCGGCATCATCGGCGAGAGCGGCTCGGGCAAATCGCTGACCGCACTCGCCATCGCGGGCCTCTTGCCCGACACCGCGGACGCAAGCGGCGGTGTTCGCTTCGAAGGACAGCCCCTGCCTCAGGACGAAAAGGCCCTGGCAAGCCTGCGCGGCAAGCGCATCGGCATGGTGTTTCAGGAGCCGATGACGGCGCTCAATCCACTGATGACTATCGGTGAACAGATCGAGGAGGCAATCCGTCTCGCCGACATCAGCGAGATCGCTGCGCTGGAGGTTCCGACACTGCTCGAGGAGGTCGGGCTGTCATCGGGGCATGCAGGCCGGTATCCGCACCAGCTTTCCGGCGGGCAGCGTCAGCGTGCGATGATCGCCATGGCGCTGGCAAGCCGACCCGAGCTGATGATTGCTGATGAGCCGACATCGGCGCTGGATGTGATCACGCAGCGAATGGTGCTCGACCTCATCGCCGACATCTGCAAGCGCCGGAAGATGACCCTGCTCTTTATCAGCCACGACATCCGTGCGGTGGCGGCCTTGTGCTCGCATGTTGCCGTGATGCAGGCGGGACGGTTGGTCGAAGAGGGCGAGACATCGCTCGTGCTAAAGACGCCGCGGGCCGAGTATACGCGCAAGCTCCTTGCGGCGAGCAGGATGGAAAGACGGAGCAGAAGCGGCGCAGCGGATGCAACGCCCCTGCTCTCGGTGGAAAACGTAAGCCGCATCTACGCGCAGGGCGGGTTGTGGCCCTGGAAGCAGGAGCCCCTGCGGGCAGTGAACGATGTCAGTTTCGACATCAACCTGGGTGAATGCGTGGCCCTGGTCGGGCCATCCGGATGCGGCAAGACCACCCTGGCACGACTGATCGTGGGGCTCGACAAGGCCAATAGCGGCCGGATGCGTCTCGGTGGAACAGCTTATCGCGGCTCCGATATGCCGGCGCCGCTCCGAGCCGGCATATCGCTGGTCTTCCAGGACCCATTCAGCAGTTTCGATCCCCGCATGCGAGTGGGCGCTTCCCTCGCCGAACCGTTGCACCTCCTGGGCCACCTGTCCCCTGAGGACAGGACATCGCGGCTCGAGGAGGCGATGGAGGCCGTGGGCCTGGACGCCGACATGCTCGGCCGCCGCCCGCATGAATTCTCGGGCGGGCAGCGGCAGAGGCTGGCCATCGCGCGGGCACTGGTGACACGGCCCCGTCTGGTGGTGCTGGACGAGCCGGTTTCAGCCCTTGACGTTTCCCTGCGCGGCGATGTGCTGCGGCTGCTGTCGCGGCTTCAGGCCGACCACGGACTGACCTATCTGATCATCAGCCACGACCTGGACATGGTCGCAGCCATGGCCGACCGGGTCATGGTCATGGAGAGTGGCAGGATCGTCGAGGACGGCACGCCGGAGCGGCTGTTCGCTGCGCCGCAGCATAGCCTGACCCGCGCGCTCATGGCAGCGCGCCTGCCGGAGATCGCCTAG
- a CDS encoding ABC transporter permease — translation MRWPLLRQHPALAIGLGAAALFALLGVISLWWTPYPIEQITVARRFLGPTPEHWLGTDHLGRDLLSLVMSGTLTSFVVAALGVLIGLAVGVPMGLAAVAWGGAVEWLVLRLSDLTFAFPAVIVAILIAALAGPGEANAVIAIGVFNIPVFARVARGGAMAVATQDFIAAARLAGLGNVAISLRHLLPNISSLLIVQGTIQLSLGILAEAGLSYIGLGTQPPATSLGLMLRDSQSLFLIHPWLSVVPGLAIVLIVIALNIAGDGLRDAMDPRLKREGL, via the coding sequence ATGAGGTGGCCCCTTTTGCGACAACACCCCGCCCTGGCCATTGGCCTCGGTGCTGCAGCCTTGTTTGCGCTTCTGGGGGTCATCTCCCTGTGGTGGACGCCCTACCCTATCGAGCAGATCACCGTGGCGCGGCGTTTTCTAGGGCCGACACCGGAGCACTGGCTGGGAACCGATCACCTGGGGCGGGACCTGCTTTCACTGGTGATGAGCGGAACGCTCACCAGCTTCGTGGTCGCGGCGCTGGGCGTCCTGATCGGGCTGGCCGTCGGCGTGCCGATGGGGCTGGCCGCGGTCGCCTGGGGCGGCGCGGTGGAATGGCTGGTACTGCGTCTCTCGGATCTTACATTCGCCTTTCCTGCCGTCATCGTGGCCATCCTGATCGCGGCGCTCGCCGGACCGGGTGAAGCCAATGCGGTCATCGCCATCGGCGTGTTCAACATTCCGGTGTTTGCCCGGGTGGCCCGGGGCGGCGCGATGGCCGTCGCCACCCAGGACTTCATTGCTGCGGCCCGGTTGGCTGGACTGGGAAATGTCGCCATTTCCCTCCGACACCTGCTTCCCAATATTTCGAGCCTGCTCATCGTCCAGGGCACAATCCAGCTTTCGCTGGGCATATTGGCCGAGGCGGGGCTGTCCTACATCGGCCTGGGCACCCAACCGCCGGCAACCAGCCTCGGCCTCATGCTGCGCGACTCGCAAAGCCTGTTCCTGATCCATCCCTGGCTGAGCGTCGTGCCGGGCCTTGCGATCGTCCTCATCGTCATTGCGCTCAATATTGCCGGAGATGGCTTGCGCGACGCCATGGACCCGCGATTGAAGCGGGAGGGGCTCTAA
- a CDS encoding ABC transporter permease, translating to MSLYLARRIAGFAVTIFVAALIIFILLDLLPGDPARFILGINATPEAVAALRTQMGLDAPVHERFITWVLDMIRGDFGMSQTQRLPVAQLIWDRMAVTLPLSILAMVVSVAVGLPIGILAAMRRGKPTDTTLMVLAQTGIAVPNFWFGMLLTLLFAVTLRWLPTGGFVPWHEDPGAALRGLILPGLALALPQASILARVMRTALVDVTEQDFIRTARAKGLTKSQAILRHGVRNALLPVLTILGLQFAYLIAGTIIVENVFYLPGLGRLIFTAISERDLVLVRGITIALVLVTTATMLATDLCYALVDPRLKGRGA from the coding sequence ATGAGCCTATACCTCGCGCGACGCATCGCGGGGTTTGCCGTCACGATTTTCGTGGCGGCGCTGATCATCTTTATCCTGCTCGACCTGCTGCCTGGCGATCCGGCGCGCTTCATTCTGGGCATCAATGCGACGCCCGAAGCAGTCGCTGCGCTGCGCACGCAAATGGGTCTTGACGCGCCAGTGCACGAGCGCTTCATCACCTGGGTGCTGGACATGATCCGCGGCGACTTCGGCATGTCCCAGACCCAGCGCCTGCCCGTCGCCCAACTGATCTGGGACCGCATGGCGGTCACGCTCCCGCTTTCGATCCTGGCGATGGTCGTTTCGGTGGCCGTTGGCCTGCCCATCGGCATTCTCGCGGCAATGCGGCGCGGCAAGCCTACCGACACGACGCTGATGGTGCTGGCGCAAACCGGTATTGCCGTGCCCAATTTCTGGTTCGGCATGCTGCTGACGCTGTTGTTCGCGGTCACCCTGCGGTGGTTGCCGACAGGCGGATTCGTGCCCTGGCACGAAGATCCCGGCGCCGCGCTGCGTGGGCTGATCCTGCCCGGGCTTGCGCTCGCCCTTCCCCAAGCCTCCATTCTTGCCCGCGTCATGCGCACGGCGCTGGTCGATGTCACGGAGCAGGATTTCATCCGCACCGCCCGCGCCAAAGGGCTGACAAAAAGCCAAGCGATCTTGCGACACGGGGTGCGCAACGCCCTCTTGCCGGTGCTGACCATTCTCGGCCTGCAGTTCGCCTATCTCATTGCCGGTACGATCATCGTCGAAAACGTCTTCTACTTGCCGGGCCTTGGGCGGCTCATCTTCACCGCCATCTCCGAGCGCGATCTGGTCCTGGTGCGCGGTATCACCATCGCGCTGGTGCTTGTCACCACCGCCACCATGCTGGCGACGGACCTCTGCTATGCCCTGGTCGATCCCCGCCTCAAGGGGCGCGGCGCATGA
- a CDS encoding ABC transporter substrate-binding protein yields the protein MTMSRKSLALALAGVLMTSGVALAQPTEIRIGVALEPPALDPTAGAAEAIDVVVYQNIFEGLVRIDETGAVQPGLAESWTISDDGLTYTFVLHDGVTFHDGTSFDADDVKFTFDRLLAEDSVNAQKALYEPISGVTVVDPTTVEFTLSRPDGLFLFNLGRGDAVIVAPESADNNASDPIGTGPFAFVQWDRGSRVVLEQYGPYWGELPKLTKATYLFISDTATMTNALLAGDVDGTNNFAPEALAVFEGNPQFKVLVGSTEGETILATNNREAPFDDLKVRQAMAHALDRQEIIDGATYGYGVPIGTHFAPHHPYYLDLTETYPHDVEKAKALLAEAGYADGFSATLKLPPVAYARLSGQIIASQFAQVGIRLELINMEWAQWLEDVFANKDFDLTIISHVEPFDIGIYADPDYYFGYDNADVQSLNETLNATTDEAERKALAQQLQTIISQDAVNGYLFELAQTGVWNAKLEGMWQNAPVEGVVLRDIHWVQ from the coding sequence ATGACGATGTCACGAAAGTCCCTCGCCCTGGCACTGGCCGGCGTCCTGATGACGTCAGGCGTGGCACTGGCCCAGCCGACCGAAATCCGCATCGGCGTGGCGCTCGAGCCCCCGGCGCTGGATCCGACCGCGGGGGCGGCCGAGGCGATTGACGTCGTCGTCTATCAAAACATATTCGAGGGCCTTGTCCGCATCGACGAAACAGGGGCGGTGCAACCGGGCCTTGCCGAAAGCTGGACCATTTCCGACGATGGCCTGACCTACACATTCGTGCTCCACGACGGGGTGACGTTCCACGACGGGACGTCCTTTGACGCAGACGACGTCAAGTTCACCTTTGACCGGCTCCTCGCCGAAGACAGCGTGAACGCCCAGAAGGCGCTCTATGAACCGATCTCCGGCGTCACCGTGGTCGACCCGACGACGGTGGAGTTCACCCTGTCGCGACCGGATGGGCTCTTCCTGTTCAATCTTGGGCGAGGCGACGCGGTGATCGTGGCGCCGGAAAGCGCCGACAACAATGCCAGCGATCCGATCGGCACCGGCCCTTTCGCCTTCGTGCAGTGGGACCGTGGCAGCCGGGTCGTTCTGGAGCAGTACGGACCCTATTGGGGCGAACTGCCCAAGCTGACAAAGGCAACCTACCTCTTCATCTCCGATACCGCGACCATGACCAATGCGCTGCTTGCCGGTGATGTCGACGGCACCAACAATTTCGCCCCGGAAGCCCTGGCCGTATTCGAGGGAAACCCTCAGTTCAAGGTCCTCGTGGGCTCGACCGAGGGCGAAACGATCCTTGCCACCAACAATCGGGAAGCGCCCTTCGACGACCTCAAAGTGCGCCAGGCCATGGCGCATGCGCTGGACCGTCAGGAAATAATCGACGGAGCGACCTATGGCTATGGCGTACCGATCGGAACGCACTTCGCGCCGCACCATCCTTATTATCTCGATCTCACCGAAACCTATCCGCATGACGTGGAGAAGGCGAAGGCCCTGCTCGCCGAAGCCGGCTATGCGGACGGGTTCTCCGCCACGCTGAAGCTACCGCCGGTTGCCTACGCACGGCTGTCCGGCCAGATCATTGCCAGCCAATTCGCCCAAGTGGGTATCCGGCTCGAACTGATCAACATGGAATGGGCCCAGTGGCTCGAGGACGTCTTTGCCAACAAGGATTTCGACCTCACCATCATCAGCCATGTCGAGCCGTTCGATATTGGCATCTATGCCGACCCCGACTACTACTTCGGCTATGACAATGCGGATGTGCAGTCGCTCAATGAAACGCTCAATGCCACCACGGACGAGGCCGAGCGCAAGGCGCTGGCGCAGCAACTCCAGACCATCATCAGCCAGGATGCCGTCAACGGCTACCTTTTCGAACTCGCCCAGACCGGCGTCTGGAATGCCAAGCTCGAAGGGATGTGGCAGAATGCGCCCGTGGAAGGCGTCGTGCTGCGCGACATCCATTGGGTGCAATGA
- a CDS encoding sensor histidine kinase has translation MDDRWNILPDARRVQQHEDDSRPAWLWSQDGRDLIWSNAAAALFGAKLKKHGLKPAAPAVPIKGQVARTIRLGSAGRSSLARIQFLAGEKPISATCATTPLLRHDGEPVLLIVGVDAIDADILAAAAANVAGAPAEAIADDDAAEMTVEEAATAPISSDDAYAQELQSWQESDAETVYSGEHHTPAIVQPDREDWVEALGDEPIVAAAEEPNISPPEVPATADDEHEPAVEAAPPSPRSLSDLVDRLAADDALYAPLSDADDSPPTAPERVEETRADEPTPVATLYKVTGRQFRPLPSAVDDTATDAPAEAQAEPDPDTVERVSRYNFDELSRILTDRVGERQQQAQLVVPTDPQLPTAAASQSGALINLGGETLVLNRLPLGIMVFRDQQVLFANRAITEMVGYESVESLRQAGLAAIFPVMGADGQDAGPVNHLVQRDGTLVPVTARLQSISWHGRPALMLSASTTEVRTGHEDAVKAFAETFADIRGDGFIEASRNGMVNAANAPAFALLGGGKSLLGRALAALVAEDDAVSLRAFLERPARFAETARPCLTLRAADGKADLLLFALGQAGVVSGYFGLVTPRQTSAARLSAPIDIDPALLGRISRGVRRPLNTVIGFSDIIRSKAFGAFDNERYASYADDIAQAGQEIAALVDELDDYARLRDGRYLPQRASLDLTDLLEQCVLRIRSQANGARVIVRNAISERLPRVTADRASLAQAVLNLLASAIDQTPVGGAVVISAQRHDDHSIAIHVRDSSAHAVDMAERFVVFRDGVGRDGQMLAPVRSSVGLALTRSLLAVNAVSLAVDPAGPEGMLFTLRIPADLVDEAAPAQEAE, from the coding sequence ATGGATGACCGCTGGAACATTTTGCCGGATGCGCGCCGCGTGCAGCAGCATGAGGATGATTCACGCCCGGCATGGCTGTGGTCCCAAGATGGACGCGACCTGATCTGGTCGAACGCTGCCGCTGCGCTTTTTGGCGCCAAGCTGAAAAAACATGGACTGAAGCCGGCTGCACCCGCAGTGCCCATCAAGGGACAGGTTGCACGCACCATCAGGCTCGGTTCGGCCGGTCGCTCCAGCCTGGCGCGCATCCAGTTCCTGGCCGGCGAAAAACCGATCTCTGCCACCTGCGCGACAACACCGCTTCTGCGCCATGACGGCGAGCCGGTCCTGCTTATAGTCGGTGTGGATGCCATCGACGCAGATATCCTGGCGGCCGCTGCAGCCAATGTGGCTGGCGCTCCCGCTGAAGCCATCGCCGATGACGACGCCGCTGAAATGACGGTCGAAGAGGCTGCAACCGCTCCCATTTCGTCCGACGATGCCTATGCGCAGGAGTTGCAGAGCTGGCAAGAGAGTGACGCGGAGACGGTCTATAGCGGCGAACACCATACGCCGGCCATTGTGCAGCCTGATAGGGAGGATTGGGTCGAGGCGCTGGGTGACGAACCAATCGTCGCCGCTGCCGAAGAGCCCAATATCAGCCCCCCTGAAGTCCCTGCCACTGCGGACGATGAGCATGAGCCGGCTGTCGAGGCGGCGCCTCCCTCTCCGCGTAGCCTGAGCGACCTTGTCGACCGGCTTGCAGCGGATGACGCCCTTTATGCGCCGCTGAGCGATGCCGACGATTCGCCGCCTACTGCGCCTGAACGTGTCGAGGAAACGCGCGCGGATGAACCGACGCCCGTAGCGACGCTCTACAAGGTGACCGGACGGCAATTCCGCCCTCTCCCTTCAGCCGTTGACGACACAGCAACTGACGCACCGGCGGAAGCGCAGGCCGAACCTGACCCCGACACTGTCGAGCGGGTCTCGCGATACAATTTCGACGAGCTGTCGCGCATCCTCACCGACCGGGTTGGCGAGCGGCAGCAGCAGGCGCAGCTCGTCGTTCCAACCGATCCGCAGCTGCCGACCGCCGCTGCAAGCCAATCGGGCGCGCTGATCAACCTCGGCGGCGAAACATTAGTTCTCAACCGGCTGCCGCTCGGCATCATGGTGTTTCGCGATCAGCAAGTTTTGTTCGCCAATCGCGCCATCACCGAGATGGTCGGCTATGAATCGGTGGAAAGTCTGCGCCAGGCCGGTCTTGCGGCAATCTTCCCGGTGATGGGCGCTGATGGCCAAGACGCCGGACCGGTCAACCACCTGGTGCAGCGCGACGGCACACTCGTGCCGGTCACGGCGCGTCTGCAGTCCATATCCTGGCATGGCCGGCCTGCGCTCATGCTTTCAGCCAGCACAACCGAAGTGCGCACCGGCCATGAAGACGCGGTCAAGGCGTTTGCCGAGACCTTTGCCGATATCCGCGGCGACGGCTTCATCGAGGCCAGCCGCAACGGGATGGTCAATGCCGCCAACGCCCCTGCCTTCGCCCTGCTGGGGGGCGGCAAGTCATTGCTCGGACGCGCTCTTGCCGCGCTGGTGGCCGAGGACGACGCCGTGTCGCTGCGCGCCTTCCTCGAACGCCCTGCCCGTTTCGCCGAAACGGCGCGGCCCTGCCTTACGCTGCGCGCCGCTGACGGCAAGGCCGACCTGCTGCTGTTCGCGCTCGGCCAGGCGGGCGTGGTTTCGGGATATTTCGGCCTCGTCACGCCCCGCCAAACATCGGCAGCACGCCTCAGCGCGCCCATCGATATCGATCCGGCGCTGTTGGGCCGCATCAGCCGCGGCGTTCGCCGCCCGCTCAATACGGTCATCGGCTTTTCCGACATCATTCGCTCCAAGGCGTTCGGCGCGTTCGATAACGAGCGCTATGCGAGCTATGCCGACGATATCGCGCAAGCGGGGCAGGAAATCGCCGCGCTGGTCGACGAGCTCGACGACTATGCGCGGCTGCGCGATGGCCGTTATCTGCCGCAGCGCGCCAGCCTGGATCTCACGGACCTGCTCGAACAGTGCGTGCTCCGGATCCGCTCCCAGGCCAATGGTGCACGCGTCATCGTACGCAATGCCATTTCCGAGCGCCTGCCTCGCGTCACGGCCGACCGCGCCTCACTGGCGCAAGCCGTGTTGAACCTGCTTGCCAGCGCCATAGACCAGACCCCCGTGGGCGGAGCGGTGGTGATCTCGGCACAGCGCCACGACGATCATTCCATCGCCATCCATGTACGCGACAGCTCAGCCCATGCGGTGGACATGGCAGAGCGCTTCGTGGTGTTCCGTGATGGTGTTGGACGCGACGGACAGATGCTGGCTCCGGTGCGCTCAAGTGTGGGCTTGGCGCTCACCCGATCGCTGCTTGCCGTCAATGCCGTCTCGCTGGCGGTGGATCCCGCCGGTCCGGAAGGCATGCTGTTCACCCTGCGCATCCCCGCGGATCTGGTGGATGAGGCAGCACCGGCGCAGGAAGCCGAGTAA
- a CDS encoding ubiquitin-activating E1 FCCH domain-containing protein — translation MFDFTVLLRRFARDESGVFAVLFGLMAIILVALGGATVDYVSLEQSRQRAQIALDAAALALQPDIYTKTEAQLEVLAEALLLERIGDARITASIDEVVKNEDLGSLHLEATLQMPTMFVSLVGVQDMGARVVSEAIHGETDLEVAVALDLSGSMAQSIPDGRGGTTTKIASLKTALNEMIELLVQNDQSPTYSKMALVPYSQAVNVGTYANAVRGAIVQPTAISNITWSTGTAKTITGAARSANNQPVTITTSTNHGFANGDYVYISGVNGTTQVNNKIYQIATTNDAKKFTLNGTTTGTFGTYATPNAGSVTKCLVATCELVVTSNNHGLSINAEAYITGVVGMNSYSSVSPSYESYSSVATDAKNSNGSTRADNTAYNWINNNTSDQDYAFLVWKIGATTTNTFVLPGTARTNGKNYGTYTSGGTVACVVQGCSQYLFTNPYSSTAWYGQNAGNTSKRRHVISTCVTERDVNTFTDASYLTTPVGRNYASSNNPCLTDTILPLTATKGANLATNLNKATLHGVANTLAATGSTGGQIGVAWAWYLLSANFNGPWPVASRPASRTATPPVAKALVIMTDGEYNSIYRNGVIAQNSTSGSGSGYSMIGENANNGSSYEQTAQLCAAIKATGITIYTVGLAIDDKPVAQELMRNCASDSTKAYVAGTGQALSTVFEHIAGQLSNLRLSR, via the coding sequence ATGTTCGATTTCACCGTCCTCCTGCGGCGCTTTGCCAGAGATGAAAGCGGCGTGTTCGCCGTGCTTTTCGGGCTCATGGCCATCATTCTGGTGGCTCTGGGCGGCGCTACGGTGGACTATGTCTCGCTGGAGCAGTCCCGCCAGAGGGCGCAGATCGCCCTCGATGCCGCCGCGCTTGCCCTGCAGCCGGACATCTACACCAAGACCGAGGCGCAGCTGGAAGTCCTTGCCGAGGCCCTGCTGCTCGAGCGGATCGGCGACGCCCGCATCACCGCCTCGATCGACGAGGTAGTGAAGAACGAAGACCTGGGATCGCTGCACCTCGAAGCAACCCTGCAGATGCCCACCATGTTCGTGTCGCTGGTCGGGGTGCAGGACATGGGCGCACGGGTCGTGTCAGAAGCGATACACGGCGAAACGGACCTTGAGGTGGCCGTTGCCCTCGACCTGTCCGGCTCGATGGCTCAGAGCATCCCGGATGGTCGGGGCGGCACAACGACTAAAATCGCGTCGCTGAAAACCGCGCTCAACGAAATGATCGAACTGCTGGTGCAGAACGACCAATCCCCAACGTACTCGAAAATGGCGCTGGTGCCCTACTCGCAGGCGGTCAACGTCGGCACCTATGCCAATGCCGTTCGCGGCGCGATCGTGCAGCCCACCGCCATTTCCAACATCACCTGGTCCACAGGAACAGCTAAGACCATCACCGGTGCCGCACGATCGGCCAACAACCAGCCCGTGACGATCACGACCTCGACCAATCACGGCTTCGCCAACGGCGACTATGTCTATATCAGCGGCGTCAATGGCACGACGCAGGTCAACAACAAGATCTACCAGATCGCCACGACCAACGACGCCAAGAAGTTCACCCTCAACGGCACGACGACCGGCACTTTCGGAACCTACGCGACGCCCAATGCCGGCTCGGTGACAAAATGCCTCGTCGCGACCTGTGAACTGGTCGTCACGTCGAACAATCACGGCCTCAGCATCAACGCCGAAGCCTATATCACTGGCGTCGTCGGCATGAATTCCTACTCGTCGGTCTCGCCGTCCTACGAAAGCTATTCGAGCGTCGCGACGGATGCGAAAAACTCGAACGGCAGCACGCGGGCCGACAACACCGCCTATAACTGGATCAACAACAACACGAGCGACCAGGACTACGCTTTCCTCGTCTGGAAGATCGGCGCGACAACGACGAACACCTTCGTGCTGCCTGGCACCGCGCGCACCAACGGCAAAAACTACGGCACCTACACCTCGGGTGGCACTGTTGCCTGCGTGGTCCAAGGCTGTTCACAATATCTGTTCACCAACCCCTACAGCAGCACGGCCTGGTACGGACAAAACGCCGGCAACACCTCGAAGCGCCGTCACGTCATCAGCACCTGCGTCACGGAGCGGGACGTCAACACGTTTACCGACGCCTCTTACCTGACCACGCCGGTGGGACGGAACTATGCGTCCTCGAACAATCCCTGCCTGACCGACACCATTCTGCCGCTGACGGCAACGAAGGGCGCTAACCTTGCCACCAACCTCAACAAGGCGACCCTCCATGGCGTGGCCAATACGCTTGCAGCCACTGGCTCGACTGGCGGCCAGATCGGGGTTGCTTGGGCCTGGTATCTGCTCTCTGCGAACTTCAACGGCCCCTGGCCTGTTGCCAGCCGGCCAGCATCCCGCACCGCCACGCCTCCGGTCGCCAAGGCGTTGGTGATCATGACCGATGGCGAATACAACTCGATCTACCGCAACGGTGTCATCGCGCAGAACTCGACTTCCGGCAGCGGCAGCGGCTACAGCATGATCGGTGAGAACGCCAACAACGGGTCATCGTACGAGCAGACTGCGCAGCTGTGTGCAGCAATCAAGGCGACCGGCATCACCATCTACACGGTCGGCCTCGCCATCGACGACAAGCCGGTAGCCCAGGAACTGATGCGCAATTGTGCGAGCGATTCCACCAAGGCATATGTGGCAGGAACGGGCCAGGCGCTGTCGACGGTGTTCGAACACATCGCAGGCCAGCTGTCCAACCTCAGACTGTCACGCTGA
- a CDS encoding L,D-transpeptidase, which translates to MREFVRKLIAATAVVSMLAMAVPAQAETARPGWRFAPPPGVTITDSRPRHALALQANPHVSPIYLRQVVPYATAEHSGTIVVDTRQHFLYFVLGDGRALRYGIGVARDGFEWSGTHRVTRKAEWPSWTPPAEMRRRQPGLPTFMEGGPNNPMGARALYLGSTLYRIHGTVEPWTIGQNVSSGCIRMTNADVIDLYGRVKLNTKVVVLS; encoded by the coding sequence ATGAGAGAGTTCGTTCGCAAGCTGATTGCCGCCACGGCGGTTGTGTCCATGTTGGCAATGGCGGTGCCGGCGCAGGCGGAAACCGCCCGGCCGGGCTGGCGCTTCGCCCCGCCGCCGGGCGTGACCATCACCGACAGCCGGCCGCGTCACGCGCTGGCGCTGCAGGCTAATCCGCACGTCTCGCCCATCTACCTGCGACAGGTCGTGCCCTATGCGACAGCGGAACACAGCGGCACGATCGTGGTCGATACGCGACAGCATTTCCTTTATTTCGTGCTCGGCGACGGGCGCGCGCTCCGCTACGGCATCGGGGTCGCCCGGGACGGTTTCGAATGGAGCGGCACGCATCGCGTGACCCGCAAAGCGGAATGGCCCAGCTGGACGCCACCCGCGGAGATGCGCAGGCGCCAGCCCGGATTGCCCACATTCATGGAAGGCGGACCCAACAACCCCATGGGTGCGCGCGCGCTTTACCTCGGCTCGACCCTCTACCGGATCCACGGCACAGTCGAACCCTGGACCATTGGCCAGAACGTCTCATCGGGCTGCATCCGCATGACCAATGCCGATGTGATCGATCTCTATGGACGTGTGAAATTGAACACAAAGGTTGTGGTTCTTTCCTAA